In Mycteria americana isolate JAX WOST 10 ecotype Jacksonville Zoo and Gardens chromosome 3, USCA_MyAme_1.0, whole genome shotgun sequence, a single genomic region encodes these proteins:
- the TSNAX gene encoding translin-associated protein X has protein sequence MSGKEGSGGFRKRKHDNFPHGQRREEKENVNPSSALMTSFKSFQLELDTRHDKYERLVKLSRDITIESKRTIFLLHRFTSAPNGEEILNESEVKLDAVRRKIKQVAQELIGEDMYQFHRAISPGLQEYVEAVSFQYFIKTRSLISVEEINKQLIFTAEDREETTNTTSNSHDKQPHTWSLKVTPVDYLLGVADLTGELMRLCISSVGNGDIDTPFELSQFLRQIYDGFTFIGNTGPYEVSKKLYTLKQSLAKVENACYTLKVRGSEIPKHMLADVFSTKTELIDQEEGLS, from the exons ATGAGCGGCAAGGAAG GATCGGGTGGGTTCAGAAAACGGAAGCATGACAATTTTCCACATGgtcaaagaagagaggaaaaagagaatgtTAATCCATCTTCAGCTTTGATGACATCTTTTAAAT CGTTTCAGCTGGAACTTGACACCAGGCATGATAAATATGAACGGCTTGTGAAGCTCAGTCGTGACATAACTATCGAAAGCAAAAGAACAATATTTCTGCTCCACAGGTTTACCAG TGCTCCCAATGGGGAAGAAATACTAAATGAATCTGAAGTCAAGCTAGATGCTGTCCGACGGAAGATTAAGCAGGTTGCACAAGAATTGATTGGAGAAGACATGTATCAGTTCCACAGAGCTATATCTCCAG GACTTCAAGAATATGTTGAGGCAgtctcatttcagtattttatcaaAACACGATCTTTGATTAGTGTTGAAGAGATCAACAAACAACTAATATTTACAGCggaagacagagaagaaacaacaaacacg ACCTCCAATTCCCATGATAAACAACCACACACTTGGAGCCTGAAGGTAACACCTGTAGATTACCTGCTGGGAGTGGCTGATCTAACTGGAGAGCTGATGCGACTGTGCATCAGCAGCGTTGGAAATGGTGACATAGACACGCCTTTTGAACTGAGCCAGTTCTTGCGTCAGATTTATGATGGTTTTACTTTCATTGGCAACACTGGACCTTATGAAGTATCTAAGAAGCTGTATACCTTGAAACAGAGTCTGGCAAAAGTAGAGAATGCCTGCTACACATTAAAAGTACGGGGATCTGAAATCCCAAAGCACATGCTGGCTGATGTGTTCTCCACCAAAACGGAATTGATTGACCAAGAGGAAGgtctttcttaa